One Burkholderia pyrrocinia DNA segment encodes these proteins:
- a CDS encoding AraC family transcriptional regulator — translation MHRVTHYRRTAEGIEAISLESDRAFPRHSHDEFGVGVIVSGAHRSWSGRGQVDALAGDAIMVNPGEMHDGSPIDAGTGRRWRMLYLAPALVAGVAAEEGLGGVELAHPAVRDARLTAAVGRLHARIVAGETQPLARDEALVMLVAGLLARHANRTLPAAGVAPAIRVARERLDAAPAARVSLAELAGLSGVSRFQLLRGFARELGITPHAYLIQSRARLARALLASGLPIADAAAEAGFADQSHLTRAFARQFGITPGRFTQAG, via the coding sequence ATGCACCGCGTCACCCACTACCGACGGACTGCCGAAGGCATCGAGGCGATCAGCCTCGAATCCGACCGCGCGTTTCCGCGCCACTCGCATGACGAATTCGGAGTCGGTGTGATCGTCAGCGGTGCGCACCGCTCGTGGAGCGGCCGCGGGCAGGTCGACGCGCTGGCCGGCGACGCGATCATGGTCAACCCGGGCGAAATGCACGACGGCTCGCCGATCGATGCCGGCACGGGCCGGCGCTGGCGGATGCTGTACCTCGCGCCCGCGCTGGTTGCGGGCGTCGCGGCGGAAGAAGGCCTCGGCGGCGTCGAGCTTGCGCATCCGGCGGTGCGCGATGCGCGGCTCACGGCCGCCGTCGGCCGGTTGCATGCGCGCATCGTCGCCGGGGAAACCCAGCCGCTCGCCCGCGACGAGGCGCTCGTGATGCTCGTCGCCGGGTTGCTCGCCCGGCACGCGAACCGCACGCTGCCGGCGGCCGGCGTCGCGCCGGCGATCCGTGTCGCCCGAGAACGGCTCGACGCGGCGCCGGCCGCCCGCGTTTCGCTCGCCGAACTGGCCGGCCTGAGCGGCGTGAGCCGCTTCCAGTTGTTGCGCGGGTTTGCGCGCGAACTCGGCATCACACCCCACGCCTACCTGATCCAGTCGCGCGCGCGGCTGGCGCGTGCGTTGCTCGCCAGCGGCCTGCCGATCGCAGATGCCGCGGCCGAAGCCGGTTTCGCCG
- a CDS encoding MoaF C-terminal domain-containing protein, whose protein sequence is MERQDPVFIQVGALADGFAPEANILAPVDALAGRTLALGDASGAWRVYTFEPGALQWRDAATDTGGREPCRVTRLRDGLYFVDHIDTAARATSVSLVIDLDHGVWTSVVGALPTEADTRIDAFTRVARGLPLTAVDATFRHGTLGGHAQPGPLHGPTRELIGKRTMYRYSPTECYEHIYLNENFYAWQCLQGVEGGLADVDRCHYFRIADELYLFVWREKVVPTLGVVLIDLAQRKTDGKIFGYQGGDFGTLSNFPIGAHAQVLNETVHPLGGEAQR, encoded by the coding sequence GTGGAACGACAGGATCCGGTATTCATTCAGGTTGGCGCGCTCGCGGACGGCTTCGCGCCGGAAGCGAACATCCTCGCGCCCGTCGACGCGCTCGCCGGGCGTACGCTGGCGCTTGGCGATGCATCGGGCGCGTGGCGCGTCTATACGTTCGAGCCGGGTGCGCTGCAGTGGCGCGATGCGGCGACCGACACGGGCGGCCGCGAGCCGTGCCGCGTAACGCGGCTGCGCGACGGGCTGTACTTCGTCGACCATATCGACACGGCCGCCCGCGCGACGTCGGTCAGTCTCGTGATCGATCTCGACCACGGCGTATGGACGTCTGTCGTCGGCGCGCTGCCGACCGAAGCCGACACGCGCATCGACGCGTTCACGCGCGTCGCGCGCGGGCTGCCACTGACGGCCGTCGACGCGACGTTCCGGCACGGCACGCTCGGTGGTCACGCACAGCCGGGGCCGCTGCACGGGCCGACGCGCGAACTGATCGGCAAGCGGACGATGTATCGCTACAGCCCGACCGAATGCTACGAGCACATCTACCTGAACGAGAACTTCTACGCGTGGCAGTGCCTGCAGGGCGTCGAAGGCGGGCTGGCCGACGTCGACCGCTGCCATTACTTCAGGATCGCCGACGAACTGTATCTGTTCGTGTGGCGCGAAAAGGTGGTGCCGACGCTCGGCGTCGTGCTGATCGACCTCGCGCAGCGCAAGACCGACGGCAAGATCTTCGGTTACCAGGGTGGCGATTTCGGCACGCTGTCGAATTTCCCGATCGGCGCCCATGCGCAGGTGCTGAACGAAACCGTGCATCCGCTCGGCGGCGAGGCGCAGCGATGA
- a CDS encoding LysR family transcriptional regulator — MRGFDLDQLRTFAAVADAGSLTAAAPLLHLSQSTVSEQVRKLESRAGVPLFVRSKRGVEPTPAGTRLLQHARRIVALNEAAFDELRGQAIKGELRVAITDYYRTNEVAGMLARLRECYPQLSLHVSAMKSADIEAAHARGQIDLGVVMNLSSGPFRPASADTRWVLRREPLSWVASPALAEQLPEPLPLVLLPDDCMMHQIAVRSLDEQHTPYVLVHSASGVAGLQSMLAAGLGVGCLCASAIGDGMMRLGAKYRLPALPDAVFSLTPPMPGERETVTQAREVLSRQLLM; from the coding sequence ATGCGCGGTTTCGACCTGGACCAGTTGCGCACTTTCGCGGCGGTCGCGGACGCCGGCAGCCTGACGGCCGCGGCGCCGCTGCTGCACCTGTCGCAGTCGACGGTCAGCGAGCAGGTGCGCAAGCTCGAATCGCGCGCCGGCGTGCCGCTGTTCGTGCGCAGCAAACGCGGCGTCGAGCCGACGCCGGCGGGCACGCGGCTGCTGCAGCACGCCCGGCGCATCGTCGCGCTGAACGAGGCCGCGTTCGACGAGCTGCGCGGGCAGGCGATCAAGGGCGAGCTGCGCGTCGCGATCACCGACTACTACCGGACGAATGAAGTTGCGGGCATGCTGGCGCGGCTCCGGGAGTGCTATCCGCAGTTGAGCCTGCACGTGAGCGCGATGAAGAGTGCGGACATCGAGGCGGCGCACGCGAGGGGGCAGATCGATCTCGGCGTCGTGATGAACCTGTCGAGCGGGCCGTTCCGGCCGGCATCGGCCGATACGCGCTGGGTGTTGCGGCGCGAGCCGCTGTCGTGGGTCGCGTCGCCGGCGCTGGCCGAGCAATTGCCCGAGCCGCTGCCGCTCGTGCTGTTGCCGGACGACTGCATGATGCATCAGATCGCGGTGCGCTCGCTTGACGAGCAGCACACGCCGTACGTGCTCGTGCACAGTGCGTCGGGCGTCGCGGGGCTGCAGTCGATGCTCGCGGCGGGGCTCGGTGTCGGCTGCCTGTGCGCGTCGGCGATCGGCGACGGCATGATGCGGCTCGGTGCGAAATACCGGCTGCCGGCGCTGCCCGATGCGGTGTTTTCGCTGACGCCGCCGATGCCGGGCGAACGCGAGACCGTCACGCAGGCGCGGGAGGTGCTGTCGCGGCAGTTGCTGATGTGA
- the creB gene encoding two-component system response regulator CreB — protein sequence MNQPNILIVEDEMAIADTIVYALGTDGMQTVHCTLGQAALDHLRDTRFDLVVLDVGLPDLSGFEVCRRLRTFTDVPVIFLTARHDEIDRIVGLEIGADDYVVKPFSPRELAARVRVILRRFYRTATPQPAPAPAPAAVQAETTAPGFVLDTDGARVSWLGHALDLTRYEFGLLALLVRHPGRIYSREQLMDLVWHEALDSADRTVDTHIKTLRAKLRAIDPERDPIRTHRGMGYSLQP from the coding sequence ATGAATCAGCCCAATATCCTGATCGTCGAAGATGAAATGGCGATCGCGGACACGATCGTCTACGCCCTCGGCACGGACGGCATGCAGACCGTCCACTGCACGCTCGGGCAGGCGGCGCTCGACCATCTGCGCGACACGCGCTTCGACCTGGTCGTGCTCGATGTCGGCCTGCCGGACCTCAGCGGCTTCGAAGTGTGCCGGCGGCTGCGCACGTTCACGGACGTGCCGGTGATCTTCCTGACCGCGCGGCACGACGAAATCGACCGGATCGTCGGGCTCGAAATCGGCGCCGACGATTACGTGGTCAAGCCGTTTTCGCCGCGCGAGCTGGCCGCGCGGGTGCGCGTGATCCTGCGGCGCTTCTACCGGACGGCCACACCGCAACCCGCGCCCGCGCCCGCGCCGGCAGCGGTGCAGGCCGAGACGACCGCGCCGGGCTTCGTGCTCGACACCGACGGCGCGCGCGTGTCGTGGCTCGGCCACGCGCTGGACCTCACGCGCTACGAATTCGGCCTGCTGGCGCTGCTGGTCCGGCATCCGGGGCGGATCTATTCGCGCGAGCAACTGATGGACCTCGTGTGGCACGAGGCGCTCGATTCGGCCGACCGCACGGTCGACACGCACATCAAGACGCTGCGTGCGAAGCTGCGCGCGATCGATCCCGAGCGCGACCCGATCCGCACGCATCGCGGGATGGGTTATTCGCTGCAACCGTAA
- a CDS encoding oxidoreductase-like domain-containing protein gives MPTPAPTDPSADDPRPTPPEQPELEDCCNSGCSPCVFDLYDEALARYRIELAEWEARQVQRKQHR, from the coding sequence GTGCCCACGCCTGCCCCCACCGATCCGTCCGCGGACGATCCCCGTCCGACCCCGCCCGAGCAACCTGAACTGGAAGACTGCTGCAACAGCGGCTGCTCGCCGTGCGTCTTCGACCTGTACGACGAAGCGTTGGCGCGCTATCGCATCGAGCTGGCCGAGTGGGAAGCGCGGCAGGTGCAACGCAAACAACACCGATGA
- a CDS encoding DUF7660 family protein, giving the protein MNDELKNQMAERLQDALERVVDERSLIHFLRVLGHDWNKERQLEADLPPSPYARAALGWENRSIGEYLEAMVDWAEASEEGLRFYDVPDNPWRRMADILFAGKIYE; this is encoded by the coding sequence ATGAACGACGAACTGAAAAACCAGATGGCCGAAAGGCTGCAGGACGCGCTGGAGCGCGTGGTCGACGAGCGCTCGCTGATCCATTTCCTGCGCGTGCTCGGCCATGACTGGAACAAGGAGCGGCAGCTCGAGGCCGACCTGCCGCCGTCGCCTTACGCGCGTGCCGCGCTCGGCTGGGAAAACCGCTCGATCGGCGAGTACCTGGAGGCGATGGTCGACTGGGCCGAAGCGTCGGAGGAAGGGCTGCGCTTCTACGACGTGCCGGACAATCCGTGGCGGCGCATGGCCGACATCCTGTTCGCCGGGAAAATCTACGAGTAG
- a CDS encoding dihydrodipicolinate reductase, translating into MQVLVVGTGKLANELLGAHKLDPATCRVMSWSDSARTDARRSDARRSDARSIVVHAGSGRELPAVVAFCEATASPLVELSTGSDLETGSHDFPVVLCPNTNILMLKFMSMLETSGYLFRDCEISLTESHQAGKTSVPGTAVGIGQSLGLRPEEIRSVRDPDLQRSEFAIPDDQLGRHAVHRIRIDDGACSLQFESRVYGATPYADGVSRIVEAVRQHDLEHRRYSIVEFIRNGWL; encoded by the coding sequence ATGCAAGTACTCGTCGTTGGAACCGGCAAGCTGGCCAATGAGCTGCTCGGCGCGCACAAGCTCGACCCGGCAACCTGTCGCGTGATGTCGTGGTCGGACAGTGCGCGAACCGATGCGCGGCGTAGCGACGCCCGACGTAGCGACGCCCGATCGATCGTCGTGCATGCCGGTTCCGGCCGCGAACTCCCCGCCGTAGTCGCGTTCTGCGAGGCCACCGCGTCGCCGCTCGTCGAACTGTCTACCGGCTCCGACCTCGAAACCGGATCGCACGACTTTCCGGTCGTGCTGTGTCCGAACACGAACATCCTGATGCTCAAGTTCATGAGCATGCTGGAAACCAGCGGCTACCTGTTTCGCGACTGCGAGATCAGCCTGACGGAGTCGCATCAGGCAGGCAAGACGTCCGTCCCCGGCACGGCCGTCGGCATCGGCCAGTCGCTCGGCCTGCGGCCGGAGGAGATCCGCTCCGTACGCGATCCGGACCTACAGCGCAGCGAATTCGCGATCCCCGACGATCAGCTCGGCCGCCATGCGGTTCACCGGATACGCATCGACGACGGTGCGTGCAGCCTGCAGTTCGAATCGCGCGTGTACGGTGCGACACCCTACGCGGATGGCGTGTCGCGCATCGTCGAGGCCGTCCGGCAGCACGATCTCGAGCACCGCCGCTATTCGATCGTCGAGTTCATCCGCAACGGCTGGCTGTAG
- a CDS encoding MFS transporter gives MTNHTLAPCVPAGAAAAATPRSHHGWALVVLLVGAILPPLDYFIVNLALPAIRDGIGARPAELQLVVSAYACASAVVQITGGRLGDLYGRKRMFMLGMAGFVLASTLCGLAGSGTVLVGGRVLQGLFAAILAPQVLATIRSVFSPQEQVRVMGFYGFAFGLAAVIGQLGGGALISLHPFGLGWRAIFLVNLPIGILALIGSWRFIPENRPPRGQRIDVPGTVLMSLFLLMLVYPLTHGREAGWPLWMIACLVGALPMLGALLAVEARRLAGGRDPLLDVRLFRNPVVALGLMLAFLFYMLSAFFLSYGIYLQGCLNWSPLASGFAILPLGLGFLASPLLMPRLVGRFGGYRVLTLGYVMLAAGVATAAALARAGAPGPAFYAGIAAIGIGQGLVLPSVVRIVLAEVDTARAGVASGMVSAMLQIGAAVGAATIGGVFFARLGVHPAAVDYVQGFRASMFTLTVVLLACIALSTALGPLHRRLHVGA, from the coding sequence ATGACGAACCACACCCTTGCCCCCTGCGTGCCGGCCGGCGCGGCTGCCGCGGCGACGCCGCGCAGCCATCACGGCTGGGCGCTCGTGGTCCTGCTGGTCGGCGCCATTCTGCCGCCGCTCGACTACTTCATCGTGAATCTCGCGCTACCGGCCATCCGCGACGGCATCGGCGCGCGCCCGGCCGAGCTCCAGCTCGTCGTGTCGGCCTATGCGTGCGCGAGCGCGGTCGTGCAGATCACGGGCGGCCGCCTGGGCGACCTGTACGGCCGCAAGCGCATGTTCATGCTGGGCATGGCCGGCTTCGTGCTCGCGTCGACGCTGTGCGGGCTCGCCGGCAGCGGCACGGTGCTCGTCGGCGGCCGCGTGCTGCAGGGCCTGTTCGCGGCGATCCTCGCGCCGCAGGTGCTCGCGACGATCCGCAGCGTGTTCAGCCCGCAGGAACAGGTGCGCGTGATGGGCTTCTACGGTTTCGCGTTCGGCCTCGCGGCCGTGATCGGCCAGCTCGGCGGCGGCGCGCTGATCAGCCTGCATCCGTTCGGGCTGGGCTGGCGCGCGATCTTCCTCGTCAATCTGCCGATCGGCATCCTCGCGCTGATCGGAAGCTGGCGCTTCATCCCGGAAAACCGGCCGCCGCGCGGCCAGCGCATCGACGTGCCGGGCACGGTGCTGATGTCGCTGTTCCTGCTGATGCTCGTGTACCCGCTCACGCACGGCCGCGAGGCCGGCTGGCCGCTGTGGATGATCGCGTGCCTCGTCGGCGCGCTGCCGATGCTCGGCGCGCTGCTGGCAGTCGAAGCGCGCAGGCTCGCCGGCGGCCGCGATCCGCTGCTCGACGTGCGCCTGTTCCGCAACCCGGTCGTCGCGCTCGGGCTGATGCTCGCGTTCCTGTTCTACATGCTGAGCGCGTTTTTCCTGAGCTACGGGATCTATCTGCAGGGCTGCCTGAACTGGTCGCCGCTCGCGTCCGGGTTCGCGATCCTGCCGCTCGGGCTCGGCTTCCTCGCGAGCCCGCTGCTGATGCCGCGCCTCGTCGGCCGGTTCGGCGGTTATCGCGTGCTGACGCTCGGCTACGTCATGCTCGCGGCCGGCGTCGCGACCGCCGCCGCGCTTGCCCGCGCAGGCGCGCCGGGGCCCGCATTCTACGCGGGCATCGCGGCGATCGGCATCGGGCAAGGGCTCGTGCTGCCGTCGGTCGTGCGGATCGTGCTCGCGGAAGTCGATACGGCACGCGCGGGCGTCGCGTCAGGGATGGTCAGCGCGATGCTGCAGATCGGCGCGGCCGTCGGCGCCGCGACGATCGGCGGCGTGTTCTTCGCGCGGCTCGGCGTGCATCCGGCCGCGGTCGATTACGTGCAGGGGTTCCGGGCGTCGATGTTCACGCTGACGGTCGTATTGCTTGCGTGCATCGCATTGTCGACGGCGCTCGGGCCGCTGCATCGGCGGCTGCACGTGGGCGCGTGA
- a CDS encoding SDR family oxidoreductase, with protein sequence MNAVPGSGRLRADFSGRVVLVTGAAQGIGAAIARRFAESDAFVALADLNGEAAAAQADALAGAGGDARAYRVDAASRDELRALVAAVERDGGRLDVVVHNAAYFPLTPFAQIDEPMLERTLSVNLSALFWLAQAALPAFERAGAGRLLVTSSVTGPRVVYPGLAHYAASKAGVNGFIRAAALELARRNVTVNGVEPGMIRTPAADNLGDASVAAQIARDIPLARMGEPEDIANAMLFLASADAAYITGQTIVVDGGATLPESGAVLGDA encoded by the coding sequence ATGAATGCCGTGCCGGGCAGCGGCCGCCTGCGTGCGGATTTCAGCGGGCGCGTCGTGCTCGTCACGGGCGCCGCGCAAGGGATCGGCGCGGCGATCGCGCGCCGTTTCGCGGAATCCGACGCGTTCGTCGCGCTCGCCGACCTGAACGGCGAGGCCGCCGCCGCGCAGGCCGATGCGCTTGCCGGTGCGGGCGGCGATGCGCGCGCGTATCGGGTGGATGCCGCCAGCCGCGACGAACTGCGCGCGCTGGTCGCGGCGGTCGAGCGCGACGGCGGCCGGCTCGATGTCGTCGTCCACAACGCCGCGTATTTTCCGCTGACGCCGTTTGCGCAGATCGACGAACCGATGCTCGAGCGAACGCTGTCGGTCAACCTGTCGGCGCTGTTCTGGCTCGCGCAGGCCGCGTTGCCGGCATTCGAGCGCGCGGGGGCGGGCCGGCTGCTCGTCACGTCGTCGGTGACGGGGCCGCGCGTCGTCTATCCGGGGCTCGCGCATTACGCGGCGTCGAAGGCCGGCGTGAACGGCTTCATTCGCGCGGCGGCGCTGGAGCTCGCGCGCCGCAACGTGACGGTCAACGGTGTCGAGCCGGGGATGATTCGCACGCCGGCGGCCGACAATCTCGGCGACGCGTCGGTCGCGGCGCAGATTGCGCGCGATATTCCGCTCGCGCGGATGGGCGAGCCGGAGGACATCGCGAACGCGATGCTGTTTCTCGCATCGGCCGACGCTGCGTACATCACGGGGCAGACGATCGTCGTCGATGGCGGCGCGACCTTGCCGGAGAGCGGCGCGGTGCTGGGAGACGCGTAA
- a CDS encoding SDR family NAD(P)-dependent oxidoreductase, which translates to MEHDLKGKAVAITGGFGHLGVATAAWLGERGARVALIGRGAAPAAQALPGVPVDALRIGGIDLVDPQAAARGLESVHREFGRVDALLNIAGAFVWQKIADGDAATWDRMYELNVKTALNASKAALPYLLASPAGRVVNIGAGAAFKAGAGMGAYAAAKAGVARLTEALAAELLDRGVTVNALLPSIIDTPPNRADMPDADFTRWVRPEQIAATIGFLLSADAQAITGASIPVNGRVA; encoded by the coding sequence ATGGAACACGACCTGAAAGGCAAGGCAGTCGCGATCACCGGCGGATTCGGTCATCTGGGCGTCGCGACGGCCGCGTGGCTGGGCGAGCGCGGCGCACGCGTCGCGCTGATCGGCCGCGGCGCGGCCCCGGCTGCGCAGGCGCTGCCCGGCGTGCCGGTCGACGCGCTGCGCATCGGCGGCATCGACCTCGTCGACCCTCAGGCTGCCGCACGCGGGCTCGAATCGGTACACCGCGAATTCGGCCGGGTCGATGCGCTGCTGAACATCGCCGGCGCATTCGTGTGGCAGAAGATCGCCGACGGCGACGCCGCCACGTGGGACCGCATGTACGAACTGAACGTGAAGACCGCGCTGAACGCATCGAAGGCCGCGCTGCCGTACCTGCTCGCGAGCCCGGCCGGCCGCGTCGTCAACATCGGTGCGGGCGCGGCGTTCAAGGCCGGCGCGGGCATGGGCGCTTATGCGGCCGCGAAGGCCGGCGTCGCGCGGCTCACCGAGGCGCTGGCGGCCGAACTGCTCGACCGCGGCGTGACGGTGAACGCGCTCCTGCCGAGCATCATCGATACGCCGCCGAACCGCGCCGACATGCCCGACGCGGATTTCACGCGCTGGGTCCGGCCGGAACAGATCGCGGCGACGATCGGGTTCCTGCTGTCGGCCGACGCGCAGGCGATCACCGGCGCGTCGATTCCGGTGAACGGCCGCGTGGCGTAG
- the creC gene encoding two-component system sensor histidine kinase CreC, with protein sequence MHIGLRIFFGFFLIVGLAALITLRVFVQEVKPGVREAMEDTLVDTAQVLATLAADDMANGHIADGAFARQLEKLHESPVSANVWGMHKNTISYRIYITDAHGIVRYDSAGGAVGQDYSRWNDVYRTLRGEYGARSTRADPNDDNSTVMHVAAPIRRGNEIIGVLTIAKPNQTVAPFIARSQRKIMLYGALLMGGAILIGAACTWWLVLGLRRLQRYARAIAAGERAAMPLQGANELAELGRAVESMHQRLEDRQYVETYIHTLTHEMKSPLAAISGAAELLQEDMPVANRRRFTENIRRQAGRLEQMIRKLLALAEVEQKQRLSVHEPVALLPVLEQLVEDIEPRARQRGVSLRIDASDAADPAIVEGDPFLLRQALGNLLDNALDFAPQGSTIRIALERQPAGRAHVAVVRVADDGPGVPDYALSRVFERFYSLPRPDGQDRSTGLGLCFVREVAMLHRGQVALANRDEGGACATLTLPLPG encoded by the coding sequence ATGCATATCGGCCTGCGCATCTTCTTCGGTTTTTTCCTGATCGTCGGTCTCGCCGCGCTGATCACGTTGCGCGTGTTCGTGCAGGAGGTGAAGCCCGGCGTGCGCGAGGCGATGGAAGACACCCTCGTCGATACCGCGCAGGTGCTCGCGACGCTGGCCGCCGACGACATGGCGAACGGGCATATCGCCGACGGCGCCTTCGCGCGGCAGCTCGAAAAACTGCACGAGAGCCCGGTCAGCGCGAACGTGTGGGGCATGCACAAGAACACGATCAGCTACCGCATCTACATCACCGACGCGCACGGCATCGTGCGCTACGACTCGGCCGGCGGCGCGGTCGGGCAGGACTATTCGCGCTGGAACGACGTCTACCGGACGCTGCGCGGCGAATACGGCGCACGCAGCACGCGCGCCGATCCGAACGACGACAACAGCACGGTGATGCACGTCGCGGCGCCGATCCGGCGCGGGAACGAAATCATCGGCGTGCTGACGATCGCGAAGCCGAACCAGACCGTTGCACCGTTCATCGCGCGCAGTCAGCGCAAGATCATGCTGTACGGCGCATTGCTGATGGGCGGTGCGATCCTGATCGGCGCCGCCTGCACATGGTGGCTGGTGCTCGGGCTGCGGCGCCTGCAGCGCTATGCGCGCGCGATCGCGGCGGGCGAGCGCGCGGCGATGCCGCTGCAGGGCGCGAACGAACTGGCCGAGCTCGGCCGCGCGGTGGAAAGCATGCACCAGCGGCTGGAAGACCGGCAGTACGTCGAAACCTACATCCACACGCTCACGCACGAGATGAAAAGCCCGCTGGCCGCGATCAGCGGCGCGGCCGAACTGCTGCAGGAAGACATGCCGGTCGCGAACCGCCGGCGCTTCACCGAGAACATCCGCCGTCAGGCCGGCCGCCTCGAACAGATGATCCGCAAGCTGCTCGCGCTGGCCGAAGTCGAGCAGAAGCAGCGCCTGTCGGTGCACGAACCGGTCGCGCTGCTGCCGGTGCTCGAACAGCTCGTCGAGGATATCGAGCCGCGTGCGCGCCAGCGCGGCGTGAGCCTGCGGATCGATGCGAGCGATGCGGCCGATCCGGCAATAGTCGAAGGCGATCCGTTCCTGCTGCGCCAGGCGCTCGGCAATCTGCTCGACAACGCGCTGGATTTCGCGCCGCAGGGCAGCACGATCCGGATCGCGCTCGAACGGCAGCCGGCGGGCAGGGCGCATGTCGCGGTCGTGCGCGTCGCCGACGACGGCCCGGGCGTGCCCGACTACGCGCTGTCGCGCGTGTTCGAACGCTTCTATTCGCTGCCGCGCCCCGACGGGCAGGATCGCAGCACGGGCCTCGGGCTGTGTTTCGTCCGCGAAGTCGCGATGCTGCATCGCGGCCAGGTCGCGCTCGCGAACCGCGACGAAGGCGGCGCGTGCGCGACGCTCACGCTGCCGTTGCCGGGCTGA
- the creD gene encoding cell envelope integrity protein CreD: protein MNRVLLFKSVITAFLALSILIPLHMVQSIVQERAEYRASALQSIWASYAGPQTVTGPVLVVHYTEVTRVHDDTRAGGAAKTSLKSETKRLLVFPKTLKVDGTLKVEVRYRGIHKALVYGLDSRLTGTLALPDLKKLPQADGHVSFAVDSAYVAIGIGDIRGLKAQPDLRVGGKQFDVEQGTRLDSLRQGVHANIDLAALADANAGAVVPFSVDLPLAGAESVAFAPVADQNDFSLTSTWPHPSFGGAFLPGERTIDAHGFTSNWHVTSFNTKAREQVATGNGEGAIEMASVSVIEPVNVYLQAERATKYGALFVMLTFASFFMYELVKRLRIHPIQYLLVGLSLALFFLLLLSLSEHIAFGHAYLAASGACIGLLGFYLSFVLHSVKRGATFAALLAMLYAALYGLLLSEDNALMLGSLLLFAILAGIMTLTRRIDWYALGAAWQPLADKSGAGAVKPDAPAK, encoded by the coding sequence ATGAATCGAGTCCTGTTGTTCAAGTCCGTGATCACCGCGTTTCTCGCGCTGTCGATCCTGATCCCGCTGCACATGGTCCAAAGCATCGTGCAGGAACGCGCCGAGTATCGCGCGAGCGCATTGCAGAGCATCTGGGCGAGCTACGCGGGGCCGCAGACGGTGACGGGGCCGGTGCTCGTCGTGCATTACACGGAAGTCACGCGCGTGCATGACGACACGCGGGCCGGCGGCGCGGCGAAAACGAGCCTGAAAAGCGAGACGAAACGCCTACTCGTGTTTCCGAAGACGCTGAAGGTCGACGGCACGCTCAAGGTCGAGGTGCGCTATCGCGGCATCCACAAGGCGCTCGTGTACGGGCTGGACAGCCGGTTGACCGGTACGCTGGCGCTGCCGGACCTGAAGAAGCTGCCGCAGGCCGACGGCCACGTGAGCTTCGCGGTCGACAGCGCGTATGTCGCGATCGGCATCGGCGATATTCGCGGGCTGAAAGCGCAGCCCGACCTGCGCGTCGGCGGCAAGCAGTTCGACGTCGAGCAGGGCACGCGGCTGGACAGCCTGCGCCAGGGCGTGCACGCGAATATCGACCTCGCGGCGCTGGCGGACGCAAACGCGGGGGCCGTCGTGCCGTTCAGCGTCGACCTGCCGCTGGCGGGCGCGGAATCGGTCGCGTTCGCCCCGGTGGCCGACCAGAACGATTTCTCGCTGACGTCGACGTGGCCGCATCCGAGCTTCGGCGGCGCGTTCCTGCCAGGCGAGCGCACGATCGATGCGCACGGGTTCACCAGCAACTGGCACGTGACGTCGTTCAACACGAAGGCGCGCGAGCAGGTCGCGACCGGCAACGGGGAAGGCGCGATCGAGATGGCGTCGGTGTCGGTGATCGAACCCGTGAACGTCTATCTGCAGGCCGAACGCGCGACGAAGTACGGCGCGCTGTTCGTGATGCTCACGTTCGCGAGCTTCTTCATGTACGAACTCGTGAAGCGGCTGCGCATTCACCCGATCCAGTACCTGCTGGTCGGCCTGTCGCTCGCGCTGTTCTTCCTGCTGCTGCTGAGCCTGTCCGAGCACATCGCGTTCGGTCATGCGTATCTCGCGGCGAGCGGCGCATGCATCGGGCTGCTCGGCTTCTACCTGTCGTTCGTGCTGCACAGCGTGAAGCGCGGCGCGACGTTCGCGGCGCTGCTCGCGATGCTGTACGCGGCGCTCTACGGGCTGCTGCTGTCGGAGGACAACGCGCTGATGCTCGGTTCGCTGCTGCTGTTCGCGATCCTCGCCGGCATCATGACGCTCACGCGCCGCATCGACTGGTATGCGCTCGGCGCCGCGTGGCAGCCGCTGGCCGACAAGTCGGGCGCGGGTGCCGTGAAGCCGGACGCGCCGGCGAAGTAA